The Streptomyces sp. NBC_00224 genome contains the following window.
GCCGATCTGGACGAGGGCGACCTCGGTGAAGCCCGCCTCGACGAACGGCCGTACGGCGTCGACGAAGGCGGTGACGTCGTCGCCGCACGGGATGGCCTTCGCCACGTCCTGCGGTGTGACGTACCGAGTGGCGCCCTCGAAGCCCGACGGCCCGGGGAGCTCCGCGTTCACCGGCCAGCCGCCGCCGAACCAGCGGAACTGGTCGTGCGCGCGGGCGATCGCCGCGTCCCGGTCGGTGTCGTAGCAGACGGGCAGCTGGCCCACGCGGGGCTTTCCGCCGCCGCCGTGCCGGTCGAAGGCGTCGAGCAGCTCCGACTTGGGCTCGGTGGCGATGACGAGGTCGGCGGAGCGGCCCGCGATCGCGCAGGAGCGCTCGCCGGAGACGGCGATCCCGATGGGCGGCAGCTCGTCCGGCAGATCCCACAGCCGTGCGTTCGCCACGTCGAAGAAGGCGCCCTGGTGGTTGACGTTGCCGCCTTCGAAGAGGGCGCGGATGACGTCGACGGCCTCGTCCAGCATCTCCAGGCGGACCTGCGGAGAGGGCCATCCGGCGCCCACCACGTGCTCGTTGAGGTTCTCCCCGGAGCCCAGGCCGAGGCGGAACCTCCCCTGGGACAGCAGCTGCATCGTCGCCGCCTTCTGGGCGACGACGACGGGGTGGTAGCGGACCGTCGGGCAGGTCACGTACGTCATCAGCGGAATCCGCGTGGTGGCCTGGGCGGCCGCGCCGAGCACGCTCCACGCGTACGACGCGTGTCCCTGGGATTCCAGCCAGGGGAAGTAGTGGTCGGAGGTGACGGAGAAGTCGAAGCCCGCGCGCTCCGCGGCGACCAGGTCGGAGACGAGGGCACGGGGACCGGTCTGCTCGGTCATCATCGTGTAGCCGATTTGCACCATATTTCACCCATTGCCTGGCTCCTCGAATCAAAAACATCACTTTCGTCGCCCTCCCCTCCCCGCCACCTCGATGTTTTCGATGCGCGTATGGGGCTACGCGGTCCAGTGGACCCGTTCGCCCTTGAGGAGTCGTCGTGGTCATCGTGGCCCTGCTGATCCCGCCCCTGATGCTGGGCGCGCTGCTCGCCCTCGCGCGCTACGAGGAACGCATGTTCGGCGAGCCCGAGGCGGTACGAAAGCGCGGGCGCCATCTGCACGCCGTACCGAAGGGCGGCACCAAGGCCCCGCCCCTGCGGCCCGTGCCGCACACCGAAGCCGGCCCCGTCGCCCGGCACCGCCGCAGGCCCCGCGACGCGGCGTGATCCACCGGCACCCCGGAGGTCGGCGATTGGCCCACTCTCATCCATGCGAAATGGACCAGAGGAAGGAGCCACCTGGGCCATAGTGTCCAGTCCATGACGACCAGAGCGGTGTCTCCCGCAGGCCCCCGGCGCCTTCTCGCGCTGGCCCAACTGACCAATTCCGTGGGCGACGGCGCGTACCTCGTCACCTCCGCCCTGTACTTCACACGCGTCGTCGGCCTCGCCCCGGCGCGCATCGGCCTGGGGCTGACCCTCGCCTGGGCGGTCGGCTCGGTCGCGGGCGTACCGCTCGGACGGCTCGCGGACCGGCGCGGGCCCCGGGGGACGGCGGTGCTGCTGGCCCTGGCGACCAGCGCGGCGGTGGCGTCGTTCCTGGTCGTACGCTCCTTCGTACCGTTCCTCCTGGCCGCCTGCCTCTACGCCACCGCCCAGTCGGGGCTGTCGGCGGCCCGTCAGTCGCTCCTCGCCGGACTGGTGGCCGAAACGGAGCGGACCGCGACGCTGGCGCGCCTCCAGGCCACGCTCAACGCGGGGCTCGCCGTGGGCGCGGCGCTCGGGGGCGTGGCCCTGCACTCCGGCACGACCGGCGCGTACCTCACGGTCTTCGCCCTGGACGCGGCGAGCTTCCTGGTGTGCGCACTGCTGCTGACGCGACTCCCCCGGGTCGCGCCCGTGCCGTCACCCGGCGGCGAGCGCGGCGGCCCGACGGTCCTCAAGGACCGCCCGTACGTCGTCGTCGCCCTCCTCAACACCGTGCTGCTCCTGCGGATGCCGCTGCTCAGCCTGGGGATTCCGCTGTGGATCACTCAGCGCACGGCCGCACCGGCCTGGCTGGTATCGGCGCTGTTCGTACTCAACACCGGTGCGGTGATGCTCTTCCAGGTCCGAACGGCCCGGAACGTCAAGGGACTTGCGAGCGCCGTGCGGGCCGTGCGCCGCTCCGGCGCGGTGATGCTGGCGGCCTGCGCGGTCTTCGCGCTGTCCGCCGCGGGCGACGAACCGTGGGTGGCCACCGCGGCGCTCGTCGGTGGCTCGGTGCTCCTGGTCGTGGCCGAGATGCTGCACTCGGCGGGCTCCTGGCAGATCGGCTTCGACCTGGCCCCGGCCGACCGGATCGGCGAGTACCAGGGCCTGTTCGGCACCGGCGTCACCGTCGCCCGCACCCTGGGCCCGCTCCTGCTGACCGCGCTCCTGGTGGACTGGGGCAGCCCGGGGTGGCTGCTGCTCGGCGGGATGATCCTGGTGGCCTCGTACGCGATGGGGCCCGCGACGCTCAGGAGCGCGCGCCGAGCGGCCCCCCTCGCCGCGGCCCCCACCCGGGTCCCCTCCGGTCAGTCCGGCTGAAGCGAGCGCCAGACCCGGTCGGGCAGGATCCGGTACGCCTGGGCCAGGTCGATGTCGTACGTACTGGACAGCCAGCGGCGTGCGGTTTCGGCCGGGGGCCCGAGGATGAGGACGTCGATCAGGGGCGAGGGGAGGGGTGCGATCTCGCCGGCCTCGACTCGGGGGCCCAGCCAGGCCGCGATGGCCGCCAGCTTGTTCGCCTTGACCCTGCGGATCTCGTCGGCGTGGGCGGCGAGGTAGCCGGAGTAGGCGGAGGCGTGCAGGAAGAGGGCGACGTCCGGGTGCTCTTCGGTGAAGCGCAGATAGCACTGGACGAGCGCGCGGATGCCGGTGCGGGCAGTGCGGGCCCGGGTGAGCACGGCGGTCATCTCGTCGAACAGCTGCTCCATGCACCGGGTGTAGAGAGCGGCGGCGAGACCGTCGAAGCTGCCGAAGTGGTGGTAGAGGCTGCCGAGGCTGACCCCGCTGGCACGCGTGACGGCACTGACGGTGAATCCCTGCTGGCCCGACTCGGCGAACACCCGCAACGCGGCGGTCAGCAGGCGGTCGACGGTGACCTCACCGCGCTGCTGCCTAGGCGACATGACCGTGCCCCGCTCGGTGCGTACCGTGCCCGCCGCGTCGGCCTCGGGCGCTGGGGGCGCCCCAGGGGGCACCGATCGGGATGCTGTCTGCCATGACGGCAACCCTAGCGTAGCAATCTGTAGAAAACTGTTCTAGAAATCGACTCCTCAACGGGCGCCCCACCGGCCACACTTGACGGTATGACTCGACGCCTGACCGGCGAACAGCCGGAGATCGACGCAGCCACCGAGGACGGCATCCGGGAAGACGACTTCTGGTGGCCCGCTGCCACGCTGCCCACGGCGGGTGACGATACGGCGGAGCCGCGGAACCCGGCCGACTCCCGTGCGGCCGGGAAATACGGGTGTACGGCGCGGGTGTGATCGTTTACTGTCACGCGGTGACTCTTTCCCATGATGTGGCCGGAACCGGCCCCGCAGTGCTCCTGCTCCACTCCACCGTCTGCGACCGGCGGATGTGGGACCCCCAGGTGTCGGCGCTCGTCGGCGCCGGCTACCAGGTGGTGCGCTGCGACTTCCGCGGCTTCGGCCAGACGCCCATGCCGGACCGGCCGTACAACAACGCGGAGGACGTCGTCGCCCTGCTGGACGCGCTCGGCATCGAGCGCACGGCGGTGATCGCGGCGTCCGGCGGCGGCCGGGTCGCGCTGGAGATCGCGGCCCGTTGGCCAGGGCAGGTCGCCTCGCTGGGACTGCTCTGCACCGCGCTGGCCGGGCACGAGCCCACCGCCGAACTCGACGCGTTCGGCGACCGCGAGGACGCGCTGATCGAGGCCGGCGACATCGCCGGGGCGACCGACCTCAACGTGGACGCCTGGGTGGGCCCCGACGCCGACCAGGCCACCCGGGAGCTGGTGCGCCTGATGCAGCGCAACGCCTTCGACGTCCAGATAGCCGCCGAGGAGGAGTTCGGCCAGATCAAGGTCGAGCCCGACCTCTCCGCGATCAAGGCCCCCACCCTGCTCGTCTCCGGCGACCACGACTTCGCGGACTTCCGGCAGATCGCCGTCCACCTCACCGGTGTGCTCGCCGACGCCCGCCACCTCGAACTCTCCTGGGCCGGTCATCTCCCCAACCTGGAGCGCCCCGACGAGGTGAACCGCATACTCGTCGACTTCCTGCGCGAGACGTACGCGGCGGTCTGAGCCCGGGTGGGACCCCGGCGCCGTCAGACGCCCGCCGCGTAGCAGCGGACGGCCACGGTCTGCCGGGGTCCCCACTCCTGCTCAACCTCGGCCAGCAGCTCCCAGCCCAGGCGTTCGTACAGCGCCGTCGCTGCGGTGTCCGAGGCCACCACGTCGAGCACCGGATGCAGACCGCGAGCTTGGGCTTCGCTCACCGCCCGGGCCAGCAGCAGCCCGCCGATCCCGTGGCCGCGCGCCTCGGGAGCCACGAACAGCCGGCTGACCACGGCGGTCGCATCCGGACCCACTCCCGCGCGGGCGCTCCACAGACCGGGCGCCACATCCCCCGTACCGCTGAGCGACAGACCGACATGACCGGCGACGCGGCCGTCCAGCTCGGCCACCCAGGCCGAGAGGAGCGACGGCTGAGCGAGCCAGTCGGCGGGGCGGTCCGGCCAGTTCACCGGGTAGCCGTCGCGCTCGTGGACGGCGGCGAGCGCGTCGACGCACGCGTCGAGGTCGCGATCCGTTCGGGGGCGGACGTACGGGGTCGGGCGGGCGCCGGACCGGTCGGTGTTCTCGCTCTTCACCGCGTCATGGAAACACGGTCCGGGGCCGGGCCCACACGATTTTCGGCGGCGCCGTTTTCGGCGGCGACCGCGCCCGTGCCTCAGAGCTGCCACGCCCGCGGCATCCGTGCCAGATTCGCGCCGATCATGCGGGCCGCGCGGCGCAGCGGTTCGCCCGCCTCGGCGAGCCGACGGCGGTCGAGGACGGACACGGCGAGCGCGGCGACGACCTTTCCCGACGGGGCGCGCACGGGCGCCGCCAGACAGGCCACCAGCACATCGGCTTCGTAATAGTCGATGGCCGTGCCCTGCTCGTGCGCCACCTCGATACGTCGCCGCCAGCGCGTGGCGCAGTGGCCCTCGGGCGGCGCCGTGGCCGGTCCGGCCGTCACCAGGACCACCTCGGCTGCGCTCCCGGGCGGCAGGACCGCACCGGCCCGCAGCGGGAAGACGTCGTCCACTTCGCCGGGCAGCGCGGCCACGACCAGCGGGCTCCCAGTGCCGGACACCGTCACGCTGACACTGGCGCGGGTGGCCGCGGCGAGGTGCCGCAGCGGCCCGGCGGCGGCCGTGCGCAGCGGCCGGTCGGGGCTCCAGGCCCGGCCAAGCCGGACGATCGCCGGTCCCATCCGGTACCGGCCCGACCGGCGCTCCACCGCGTCCAGCGCCACGAGCTGGTCGAGCATGCGGTGCACGGTGGTCTTGGGCAGCCCCGCGCTGGCCGCCAGCTCGCTCAGTCCCCCTTCCTCCACCCGCGCCAGCGCCTCCAGCAGCGAGAACGCGCCCTCCAGCACCCCCCGCCCCGCCGCGCCGGCGTCTCCCCCGTCTTCCCCGTGCCGAACCGGTCTCCGTGCGTACTCCACTGCCGCCCCCCGTCGCCGTGACTCCCGTCCATGGTCGAACCAGGTGCCGGGCGCCCGGTATCCCCAACGTTGGGTATGGCGCGGCACGTTGTCCAGGTGGTGGGATGGTCGACGGCCCGCGCCCCGGCGTCAGACGAGGGCGTCGTGGACGAAGCACCAGCGCCAGTCCTCGCCGGGTTCGAAGGAGCGCACGACGGGGTGCTCCTCACTCGCGGCGTGCGCGCGGGCATGGCGCAGCGGGGAGGAGTCGCAGCAGCCTACGTGGCCGCACGTGAGGCAGAGCCGCAGGTGGACCCAGGGGGAACCCAGGCGCAGACAGTCCTCGCAGCCCTGCGGGGTTCGGGGCACCACGTCGCGGATCATGGCCAGATGCGGGTCGGGCTTGCTGGTCATCGCGTCCTCCGGGGTCTGGCACCCAGGGTAGGAACGCCCGGCGGCCGCCGCACCCCGGCCCCGCGTCGCGGCCGGGGCGCCGCGGAGGGACCCTGGAGGTACGAAGGGTGAGTCCTGGAGGTGATCCGTCATGACCACACTCGTCGGGTGGCATGTGGAGCTGGAGTTCTCCGAGGTCGGGGACCGCACCAGCGCCGTGGGCCTGGTCAGACTCGGTGACGGCACCGAGGTGAAGGGGCACGGCTACGCCATGCGCCACCCCTCGGACCCCGAGCAACTGCGGGTCGGAGAGGAGATCGCGGGCTCGCGGGTCCTGATGGACCTCGCGTCCCAGCTGTTGCAGAAGGCCCACATCGAGATAGACGAGGCATCGGGGCGCCGGTCCCGCCCGCTGAACCGCTGACGGTGCCGCCGACCGCCTGCCCCGGCTACTTACGGCGGGCCACGGTGACGGACAGACGGAAACCGGCCGTTCGCACGGCAGTCGCGACGCGCCGCGCCCCCTCCTGGTGGAGGGGGCGCGGTGCGTATGCGCGTGGGGTGCGTGCGGCTACCTCTTCGCGTAGTCCGAGAAGCCCATCCAGTCGACGACGACGCACGGGTCGTCGCCGAGGACCCAGGCGTCGTGGCCGGGCGCGATGTTCATGTAGTCGCCGGGGCCGAAGTCCTCTTCCTGGCCGTCGTTCATGACGACTTTCATACGGCCGGAGACGACATAGGCCGCGTGGGCGACCAGACAGCTGTCGGTCTGCGCGATCGGCTTGACGTGCTCTGACCACTTCCAGCCTGGCTCGAACGTGGCCCGGCCGACCTGCCCCCCGCCCACGTTGACCAGCTCCAGGCGCCCCTTGCCGCCCTCGAACGGACGGACCTCCTCCGGCGCATCGAAACTCTTCCGTACGAGACCGGCCATGAGCGCTTCTCCTTGGGCGGCGGGTGGGGGTGAACGATCGACGGTCCGAACGTACCCACGGCGGCGGGGGGCTGCGAACGGCATGGGCCGTACGGGTGACGCCGCCGGGCCCCGCCCCGCCCCCGCACCGCCCGCCTCCCCCGAAATTCCCACGGCCAGTGGTCCAGTGCGCCGCATCCCCCGTGACCAACGCCGCAGCCACCCGTCCCCCGAAATTGGTCTAGTCCTGTTTTGGTCCAGTCCATTGACATGTCTCTGATCACGGAGATATCCCATATCCAACACCGCTGCGCCCCACGGGAATTGGCGGACGCCCCCCTCACACCTTGGACGGACATGAGACGCATGCGTACCCTCCGCGCGGTCCTGACCGCGACCGTCACCGCCGTGGCCACGGCGGGTCTCGCCGTGCTCGGCGGCGGCTCCGCCCAGGCCGCGACCCCCCTGCCGGCCCATGTCTTCGCCCCCTACTTCGAGGCCTGGACCGGCGAGAGCCCCGCCGCCCTTGCCGCGCAGTCCGGCGCGAAGCACCTGACGATGGCGTTCATCCAGACGGCGTCCAAGGGCTCCTGTACGCCGTACTGGAACGGCAACAGCGGTATGCCGATCGCCTCGTCCACCTTCGGCAGCGACATCAGGACCATCCAGGCCAACGGCGGGGACGTCATCCCCTCCTTCGGCGGCTACACCGCGGACACCACCGGCACCGAGATCGCCGACAGCTGCACCGACGTCGGCCAGATCGCCGCCGCGTACGAGAAGGTCATCACGACCTACGACCTCTCCCGCCTCGACATGGACATCGAGGTCGACTCGCTGGACAACAGCGCCGGAATCGACCGGCGCAACAAGGCGATCAAGCAGGTCCAGGACTGGGCGGCGGCCAACGGCCGCAAGATCGAGATCTCGTACACCCTCCCCACCACCACCTCGGGTCTCGCCTCCAGTGGCCTCGCCGTGCTCCGCAACGCGGTGAGCAACGGGGCGCGCGTCGACGTCGCCAACATCATGACGTTCGACTACTACGACAACGCCTCCCACAACATGGCCAACGACACCCAGACGGCGGCCCAGGGGCTGTACAACCAGCTCGCCCAGCTGTACCCCGGCAAGACCTCGGCCCAGCTGTGGGGCATGATCGGCATCACCGAGATGCCGGGCGTCGACGACTTCGGGCCCGCCGAGACGTTCACCCTGGCCAACGCCACCCAGGTCTACAACTGGGCGGTCTCCAAGGGCATCAACACCCTCTCGTTCTGGGCGCTCCAGCGCGACAACGGCGGCTGCCCCGGCGGCGCGGCCGCGGACAACTGCTCCGGCATCCAGCAGAACACCTGGGACTTCAGCCACATCTTCGAACCCTTCACCTCGGGTACCACCGCTCCCGCCAATGACTTCTCGGTGACGGCCTCGCCCGCCACCGGCTCGGTGGCGGCGGGCAGTTCGGCCACCACCACGGTCAAGACGGCGGTCACGGCGGGCCAGGCGCAGTCCGTGAACCTCACCGTCGGCGGCGCCCCGGCCGGTGTCACCGCCTCGCTCAGCCCCACCTCGGTGACGGCGGGCGGCTCGTCCACGCTGACGGTGTCGACGACCTCGGCGGCCGTGTCGGGCACGTACACCCTCACCGTGACCGGCTCCAACGCCTCCGCCGCTCACTCGGCCACGTACACCCTGACCATCACCGGCGGGAACGGCCACCAGTGCACGGCCACCGCGTGGAACGCCACGTCCGTCTACACCGGCGGGATGCAGGTGTCGCACAAGAGCCACAACTGGAAGGCCAAGTGGTGGACGCAGGGCGAGGAGCCCGGCACCACCGGTGAGTGGGGTGTCTGGCAGGACCTGGGGGCCTGCTGAGCTCAGCGCGCGTGATGGGGTGGTGTCCGGTACGGAGTCCCGTGCCGGACACCACCCCGTCGGGCAACCACGTTGCGCACACACCCTTCCCAAACCGCCGCCTCCTCCCACACCCTTTTAGCCTGATGTCCGCGCAACGGCGCGGGCGACTCGGCGGCGGGGGTGGGGCGATGCCGGACGCTCCGGCGACAGACGGCTGGGCCGTGGACGTCGTGCTCTGCATCGATGTGACGGGCAGCATGTCCCCGGTCCTGAAACAGGTGAAGGAAGGGGCGCTGTCCTTCCACGGGCGGCTGAAGGCCGTGATGGCCCGGCGCGGGATGGACATCGGCCGCATGCGGTTACGGGTGATCGCCTTCCGCGACTTCGGCGCGGACCGCGACCGCGCGATCGAGCGCACGTCGTTCCTGGACCTGCCCGAACAGACCGCGCAGTTCGCGGAGTTCATCGCGGGGCTCAAGGCGACCGGCGGGGGCGACGTCCCCGAGTCGGGGCTCGAAGCGCTCGCACTCGCGGTCCGGTCGCCCTGGTCGGCGCGGAACGAGTCGAACGGCGACCGGCGGCACATCGTCGTCCTCTTCACCGACGCGCCGGCCCACCCCCTGGGCAGACACACCCCTCGTCGGCGCGCCGCCAAGTCCCCCTCGGACCGGCCGCCGTGGTGGTCGTCCCGACGCAGGTCCGGGTCGTCCGCCTCCCCCGAGGACTACGACGTCTACCCGCGCAGCCTGGACGAACTCCACGACCAGTGGGGCCGCGAGGGCCAGGACGGCGCCGTGATGGACCAGTCCGCCAAACGACTGCTGATCTTCGCGCCGGAGCAGAAACCGTGGCGCGACATCGCGGAGACCTGGGACAAGACCCTGTTCGTCCCCTCGGTGGCGGGCACCGGGCTCAAGGAGATCGCCCTGGACGAGGTCATCAGCACGATCGCCCGCAACCTGTGACGGTGTGCTTCCTCACATCTCCCCGCTGTCCAAAAACCGTCTCCGACCGGCCGCCGGACAGGCAAGCTGCTCCAGTGATCGTCCGCCGTGGACGGTACGTACGTGTGCCATGTGTGCCGAATGGAGCCGAGCATGTCGAAGATTCCCGCCGACCTGCGCTACACCCTGTTCCACCAGTGGGTCCGGGACGAGGGCGACGGCGTTCTCGCGGTGGGCCTCACCGACTACGCACGCCAGGCCCTGGGCGACATCGAGTTCCTGGAACTGCCCGCCGCCGGAAAGACCGTTTCCCGCAAGGAGGCCGTCGGCACGGTGGAATCGGTGAAGGCGGCGAACGACATCTACGCGCCGCTCGCCGGTGAGATCGTCGCCACCAACGCGGACGCCGTCGCCACCCCGCAAACGGTCAACACCGACCCGTACGGCGTCTGGCTCTTCAAGCTGACCCCGGCCCAGGGCGAGCCGACGGACGACCTCCTCACGGCGGAGCAGTACCAGGCGGCTGTCGGGGGCTGAGCGCGGCCGCAGGACCGGTGGGGAGGCAAAGGTGGACTGGGGCACGCTCGTCGCGACGTTCAGTGGTGGTTCGATCGCGATTTCCGGGACCGTGCTGGCCGACTATCTGCGCCATCGCCGTGAGGGCGAGCGCGGGGTCGGGGCGCGGCGGCGGGCGGTGTATCTGGAGTTCATCACCGCCGCCGAGGCGTGCTTCACGCGGTTGCGCCACCTCGCGCAGACGCCCGGTGAGGAGCCCGACTTGGAGGCGGCCACGCGGGTGGCGCTTCGCGAGGGCGGGATCCAGGAGGTGCGCGAGCGGCTGTTCATCGAGGCCAGCACGGGCGTCGCCGGCGCCGGGCAGGGCATGTTCGAGCAACTCCGCGCGCTGCGCAGGGCGGTGGCCACCGGCGCCGGGGCGGATTCACGTGTGTTCCACGAGGCGTACCACCCCTACATCGCGGCGGTGTGGGCCTACCGGGTCGCCGTGCGCGAGGAGTTGGAGGGTCAGTCCCTTACGCCCGCGGCCTTCGGATGGGCCAGGTGGGACGGGAAGGACCGCTGCCCCGTGTGCCGGGAGGCAGGATCGGCCGCGGCGGTCGCGGGAGCCTGAGCGACGGGCCGTCGGCCCCGGCAGGTGCCGCGGCCGACGGCCCGTATGCCCAAGTGGTTCACATGGGCGGGCCTTCCCCGCGCTCCTCACGGCGGTCCGACCCCAGCTGCTCCTTGAGCTTGTCCTGGGCCGTGTCGACCTGGCTGCTGTACTTGCCCTGGGTCTTTTCGTCGACGAAGTCACCGGCCTTGTCGATGCCCTGGCCGGCCTGGTCCTCGTGCCCCTTGAGCATTTGCTTGAGCTTGTCCATCACGGACATGTCGAGTCCTCCTAGGAACAGCCCCCGCACCCAGGATCACCCCTTCCCCCGCCACTCCGCATCCGGGCGGGCTCGCGGGGTGCCGCCGGGCCCCGGCTCAGGGCCACAGCAGGTGCCGCTCCCAGGGCGCGCCGGCGGCCTCGCGCTCGTAGCGGAGCCGGGTGTGGACGCGGCTCTCGTCCGCCTGCCAGAACTCCACCGTGAGCGGGGCGACGGTGTACAGGTTCCACGCCTCGGCCACCAGGCCCGGCTCCCGCTCCACCCGGGCCAGTGCCTCCGCGATGACCCGGTCGCGCTCGGAGGCGCTGTCCAGGTGCCGGCTCTGCCGTCCCACCAGCGCCTCCGCACGGGCCGATGCCGAACGGGACAGGTAGTCCGTCGCCCCGCGCTCGGCGGGCTCCAGGACCACCGGGCCCCGTATCCGTACCTGGCGCCCCAGGGCGGGCCAGTAGAACGTCAGGGCCGCGCTGGGGTGCGCGGCCAGCTGCCGCCCCTTGGGGCTGTCGGCGTGCGCGGCGAACTGCCAGCCGTCGGCGTCCACGTTCTTCAGGATCAGCACCCGGGCCCAGGGGTCCCCGTGCTCGTCGACGGTCGAGACGGTCATGGAGTGCGGGTCGGGCAGTC
Protein-coding sequences here:
- a CDS encoding pyridoxal 5'-phosphate synthase: MSTAEGAGRPRDVRAWLRGLEVFAGPLAAFDPGAAPGEPVALFLDWLTEAVEAGLPDPHSMTVSTVDEHGDPWARVLILKNVDADGWQFAAHADSPKGRQLAAHPSAALTFYWPALGRQVRIRGPVVLEPAERGATDYLSRSASARAEALVGRQSRHLDSASERDRVIAEALARVEREPGLVAEAWNLYTVAPLTVEFWQADESRVHTRLRYEREAAGAPWERHLLWP